The Impatiens glandulifera chromosome 8, dImpGla2.1, whole genome shotgun sequence genome includes a window with the following:
- the LOC124912001 gene encoding aspartic proteinase 36-like, producing MPAMPVPELLSLLIFIFVSSLAKSVIAVQGVGHHVKVLALERTFPADQRVELDSLKARDRARHARILQGSMGSGGVVDFSVSGSSDPYVVGLYYTKVKLGSPPREFNVQIDTGSDILWVNGISCTTCPQLSGLGINLNFFDAASSSTSSLVSCSDSVCTSIIQTAAAECAAQNNQCGFSFSYGDGSGTSGYYLSDLLHFDSIMGSTLVANYSAPIIFGYSNSLSGELTKTDRAIDGIFGFGQHDLSVISQLSSQGITPRVFSHCLKGEGNNGGILVLGEILDPRIVYSPLVPSQPHYNLYLQSIAVNGQLLPIDEGVFATSSDRGTIVDSGTTLSYLVAEAYDPFVSAVSASVLQYAQTLMYKENQCYLLRSSINDVFPFVALNFAGGASMVLKPQNYLIDYGFTDGKAIWCMGFQRQQDRSITILGDLVLKDRIVVYDIARRRLGWADYDCSLSVNVSITSGKDLYYNGATLSVSSSSRSKKVLKLILLLLHILLFSNRLL from the exons ATGCCGGCGATGCCTGTCCCAGAGTTATTATCATTATTGATCTTCATTTTTGTCTCCTCACTTGCAAAATCGGTGATAGCGGTTCAAGGGGTAGGGCATCATGTTAAAGTTTTAGCTCTAGAAAGGACTTTTCCAGCGGACCAAAGGGTGGAGCTGGATTCGCTTAAGGCTCGGGACCGAGCAAGACATGCTCGAATCCTACAGGGTTCTATGGGCAGTGGTGGGGTAGTTGATTTCTCAGTTTCTGGTTCATCCGATCCTTATGTAGTTGG GCTTTATTATACTAAAGTTAAGTTAGGATCTCCTCCAAGAGAATTCAATGTACAGATTGACACTGGCAGTGATATATTATGGGTTAATGGAATTTCTTGCACAACTTGTCCACAACTAAGTGGATTAGGG ATAAATCTCAATTTCTTTGATGCAGCCAGCTCATCTACTTCCTCTTTGGTTTCTTGTTCAGATTCAGTTTGCACTTCTATAATTCAAACAGCAGCAGCTGAATGTGCTGCACAGAATAATCAATGTGGCTTTTCGTTTTCGTATGGAGATGGAAGTGGGACATCTGGTTACTATTTGTCTGACTTACTTCACTTTGATTCGATTATGGGTTCTACGTTGGTCGCTAATTATTCTGCTCCAATTATTTTCGG GTATAGCAATTCCCTGTCTGGTGAATTAACTAAGACAGATAGAGCAATTGATGGGATATTTGGGTTTGGTCAGCATGATCTATCGGTCATATCTCAATTATCATCGCAAGGAATTACTCCACGAGTTTTCTCCCATTGCTTGAAAGGAGAGGGCAATAATGGTGGCATACTAGTCCTTGGCGAGATTCTGGATCCAAGAATTGTCTATAGCCCCCTTGTCCCATCCCA GCCTCATTATAATTTGTATCTACAAAGCATTGCTGTCAATGGACAGTTGTTACCTATTGATGAAGGTGTGTTTGCTACCtcaagtgatagaggaaccatTGTAGATTCAGGAACAACTTTGTCATATCTAGTGGCGGAAGCTTATGATCCTTTTGTCAGTGCT GTGAGTGCTTCAGTTTTACAATATGCACAAACTCTTATGTATAAAGAAAACCAGTGTTATCTTTTACGCAGCAG TATAAATGATGTGTTCCCTTTCGTTGCTCTTAACTTTGCTGGAGGTGCATCCATGGTTTTGAAGCCTCAAAACTACCTCATCGATTATGGTTTTACT GACGGTAAAGCAATTTGGTGCATGGGATTTCAAAGACAGCAGGATCGAAGTATAACAATTTTAGGAG ATCTGGTTCTAAAAGACAGGATTGTTGTTTACGATATAGCTCGTCGGCGGCTTGGTTGGGCTGATTACGACT GTTCTTTGTCAGTTAATGTCTCGATAACTTCTGGTAAGGATCTATACTACAATGGCGCCACACTAAGTGTGAGCAGTTCGTCGAGAAGTAAAAAAGTCTTAAAGTTgattcttctcctccttcacATTTTGTTGTTCAGTAACCGCCTCTTGTAA